The genomic stretch ATGCCGTAAACCCATATGGAGACGGCCATGCAGCAGAGCGAATAGTAGATATTATAGTAAAGAGCTTTAAACAAGAATTAAAAATCAACAATTAAGAATTAATTAAAGAGAGATTCTTCGCTGCGTTCAGAATGACATTCTTGTCATCCTGAGGCAGAGCCGAAGGAACTCTTTTATTTTTTATTGTACAGGCTAACATAAATAGGATAGAATATTATATAATATCAAAAGTAAAAAAAAGGGTGAGATAATGGAACCTAAAGATGTTTTTGCAGATATTAAAGACGAATTAGATAAATTGCTGCATATTATTATGGAATCAACTTTTAGTGGTCTTATAATAACTGACATAAAAGGTATTATTGTATATTCAAATAGTAGCTGCGAAAAAATACTAGGTATCAAAAGAGAAGAAATAGAGAATAAAAAATTTTCACAAGTAATAGGGGACAAAGGAATAAATAAAGAAGTATTTAAATTAAAATTCACAGTTGAAAGAAGCGTAATATTCAAGGGAAGAGATATAACTATTAGGATAACTCCCTTCTTTAAGGACAATAAGCATATATTTAACATAATAACAATGAAAAACATCTTTTCTGAGGTTGATCAGCAATATGAGTTAACTAAGCTTGAACAATGTTTAGACATAATGAAGGATATATTAGACAATGAATACCAAGGTATGGTTTTATTAGACGCAGAAGGTAGGATAGTTAAGTTTAATTATGAAAAGCTATTAGGTATTAAGGAAGAGGATGTATTAGGGAAGCATGTAGATGAAGTAATAGACAATACAAGGCTTCATATAGTTGTGAAAACAGGAAAAAAAGAAATGAATGATATTCAACGTATACAGGGAAAGGACATGATAGCAAACCGTATACCTATAATGAAGGAAGGGAAGGTAATAGGAGCTATAGGTAGTGTTATCTTCAACGACATAAGAGAGTTAAAGCCTCTGATTCAGAGAATGGAGACCTATGAAAAAACCTTTGATAAATACAAGGGCGAAATTAAAATGATGCATGAAGCTAGATATTCTTTTGACCATATAATATCTCAAAATAAAAGGATGGAGCATCTAAAGGAAGTGTCAAATAGGGCTGCAGAAAGCAATTCTACAGTATTGATTCAAGGAGAAAGCGGTACTGGAAAAGAATATTTTGCTCATGGTATTCACAAAGCCAGTCATAGAAGATATGGAGCTTTTGTCCGTATAAACTGTGCAGCCATACCAAAGGAGCTTTTGGAAGCAGAGCTTTTTGGTTATGAAGAAGGAGCATTTACAGGAGCAAGAAAAGAAGGTAAGCTAGGAAAGCTAGAAATTGCCAATGGTGGAACTGTATTGCTTGATGAGATAGGTACTATGCCTCTTGAAATGCAGGCAAAGCTATTGAGAGTATTAGAGGAAAGAGAATTTGAAAGAATCGGAGGAACAGAAAGAATAGCTCTAGATATACGAGTAATAGCTTCCACAAATGAAGAATTAGAAGAAGCTATTTCAAAGGGGAAGTTTAGACAAGATTTATACTATAGATTAAATGTAATTAGACTTAATATACCACCTTTAAGAGAAAGATTAGATGATATACCACTTTTAGCAAAGCATATGATTCAGGATTTGAGTAGTAGATTAGATATAGAGCCTAAAGAAATAGCACCTGAAACTATGGAGATTTTACAAAACTATAGCTGGCCTGGAAATGTAAGAGAGCTTAGAAATGTAATAGAATCAGCACTGAATCTAGTA from Proteiniborus ethanoligenes encodes the following:
- a CDS encoding sigma 54-interacting transcriptional regulator, producing MEPKDVFADIKDELDKLLHIIMESTFSGLIITDIKGIIVYSNSSCEKILGIKREEIENKKFSQVIGDKGINKEVFKLKFTVERSVIFKGRDITIRITPFFKDNKHIFNIITMKNIFSEVDQQYELTKLEQCLDIMKDILDNEYQGMVLLDAEGRIVKFNYEKLLGIKEEDVLGKHVDEVIDNTRLHIVVKTGKKEMNDIQRIQGKDMIANRIPIMKEGKVIGAIGSVIFNDIRELKPLIQRMETYEKTFDKYKGEIKMMHEARYSFDHIISQNKRMEHLKEVSNRAAESNSTVLIQGESGTGKEYFAHGIHKASHRRYGAFVRINCAAIPKELLEAELFGYEEGAFTGARKEGKLGKLEIANGGTVLLDEIGTMPLEMQAKLLRVLEEREFERIGGTERIALDIRVIASTNEELEEAISKGKFRQDLYYRLNVIRLNIPPLRERLDDIPLLAKHMIQDLSSRLDIEPKEIAPETMEILQNYSWPGNVRELRNVIESALNLVKGNIIFPEYLPEHMIIKGKSAEEKKENNLILKDIVAQAELKAIREALIEAKGNRTEAAKLLGIHRTALYKKLDAYGLNISML